A region from the Gemmatimonadaceae bacterium genome encodes:
- a CDS encoding ABC transporter permease, with protein sequence MSFLIQDARLALRLARRFPLFTTLVLLTIALGVGATTAIFSAVRAVMLQPLPFADGDRLVSIWGTNPDKSIPRFGVSWPDFRDWKQRSHSFDDMSLYVGNVTTLIAPEGPESVACLYVSSNFLNVLGIKPALGRGFGAEDERGESSNTVVLSYGYWQRRFAGDRSVVGRSVTVNGRPRTIIGVLPADAELLGPAFVGAPLDIMTVMELSSYSNVERHAQHLFGAIGRLKRGVTLDAARADILQTETRVATENPEIAGWTASVFYVADDLSLNTKQPLLILLAASLLLLVIACINVANLLLVRGATRAREIAVRQALGASRSRLAMQFLVESAILAVCGGVLGAGIAALAMRAIRGMVPFGVIARADDIRMSAPVLAFALVISLAAALAFGAWPALRSGSSSSKLSDDLRDRSPSGAARAGTRRTLVVAELSLAFVLAVCAGLVWRSVRRMLAVDPGFRPQGVVTASITLGKNYPDSAAVSFYRMLLTDLEGRPGIEAAGATDTPPLGGGGIFTSIRLIGQPPRPANSPLMSTIRSITPGYFRALGMHLIAGHDLEWNEPTTSIVLSKGAAEAFWPSQSVLDKSIGFNVQPTPYPIVGEVNDTRQASLATAPAPIVYLSMRRYARVFHTMTVVVRARPGVDVATTVATLRAALRSIDAALPLYNVQTMESIVEQSTAQPRLNIALLGVFASAALLLATLGIYGVVSYSVAQRRQEIGVRMTLGAQRSDIVRLVLGEGSALAIIGVGIGVVAALFATRLVRSMLFEIGAADPMTFIVVAVVLLIVALAASLVPARRAAAVDPLLAIRAD encoded by the coding sequence ATGTCATTCCTCATCCAGGACGCCAGACTCGCGCTGCGTCTCGCGCGACGATTCCCGCTGTTCACGACGCTCGTTCTCTTGACCATCGCGCTCGGCGTGGGAGCGACGACGGCGATCTTCAGCGCGGTGCGCGCGGTGATGCTGCAACCGTTGCCTTTCGCCGACGGCGACCGGCTCGTCTCGATTTGGGGCACGAACCCGGACAAGAGCATTCCGCGATTTGGTGTATCCTGGCCGGACTTCCGCGACTGGAAGCAGCGCTCGCACTCGTTCGACGACATGTCGCTGTACGTGGGCAACGTCACGACGCTCATCGCACCCGAAGGTCCGGAGAGCGTCGCGTGTTTGTACGTGAGCTCCAACTTCCTGAACGTGCTCGGCATCAAGCCCGCCCTCGGGCGCGGGTTCGGCGCCGAGGACGAGCGCGGTGAGTCGAGCAATACCGTCGTCCTCAGCTACGGCTACTGGCAGCGCCGATTCGCGGGCGATCGGTCCGTCGTCGGCCGCTCGGTCACGGTGAACGGCCGGCCGCGCACGATCATCGGCGTCCTGCCGGCCGACGCCGAGCTACTCGGGCCGGCGTTCGTCGGTGCTCCGCTCGATATCATGACGGTGATGGAGCTGTCGAGCTATTCGAACGTCGAGCGGCACGCGCAGCACCTGTTCGGCGCGATCGGCCGCCTCAAGCGCGGCGTGACGCTGGACGCGGCTCGCGCCGACATTCTCCAGACCGAGACGCGGGTCGCGACCGAGAACCCTGAGATCGCGGGCTGGACGGCAAGCGTATTCTACGTCGCCGACGATCTGTCGCTCAACACCAAGCAGCCGCTCCTCATTCTGCTCGCGGCGTCGTTGCTGCTGCTGGTGATCGCGTGCATCAACGTCGCCAACTTGCTTCTCGTGCGCGGCGCGACGCGCGCGCGAGAGATCGCGGTGCGCCAGGCGCTCGGCGCGTCGCGCTCGCGGCTCGCGATGCAATTTCTCGTCGAGAGCGCGATTCTCGCGGTGTGCGGCGGCGTGCTCGGCGCCGGAATCGCGGCGCTCGCGATGCGCGCGATTCGCGGCATGGTTCCGTTCGGCGTGATCGCGCGGGCCGACGACATTCGCATGAGCGCCCCGGTGCTCGCCTTCGCACTCGTCATCAGTCTCGCCGCCGCGCTCGCATTTGGCGCATGGCCGGCGTTGCGGTCCGGCAGCTCGTCGTCGAAGCTCAGCGATGATCTTCGCGATCGTTCTCCGAGTGGCGCGGCGCGCGCGGGCACGCGTCGCACACTGGTCGTGGCCGAGCTCTCGTTGGCGTTCGTGCTCGCCGTGTGCGCGGGTCTCGTGTGGCGGAGCGTTCGGCGCATGCTCGCCGTCGACCCGGGCTTTCGTCCGCAGGGCGTGGTGACCGCGTCGATCACCCTCGGCAAGAACTACCCCGATTCAGCGGCCGTTTCCTTCTATAGAATGCTGCTGACGGATCTCGAGGGCCGGCCCGGCATCGAAGCGGCGGGCGCGACCGATACGCCGCCGTTGGGTGGCGGCGGAATCTTCACGTCGATCCGCCTCATCGGCCAGCCGCCGCGCCCGGCGAACTCCCCGCTCATGAGCACGATTCGCTCGATCACTCCGGGATATTTCCGCGCGCTGGGAATGCACTTGATCGCCGGCCACGACCTCGAATGGAACGAGCCGACGACGTCGATCGTGCTGAGCAAAGGCGCGGCCGAGGCGTTCTGGCCGAGCCAGTCGGTGCTCGACAAGTCGATCGGGTTCAACGTGCAGCCGACGCCGTACCCGATCGTCGGCGAAGTGAATGACACGCGGCAGGCGAGCCTCGCGACGGCGCCGGCGCCGATCGTCTATCTGTCGATGCGCCGCTACGCCAGAGTGTTTCACACGATGACCGTCGTCGTGCGCGCGCGCCCCGGCGTCGACGTCGCGACGACGGTGGCGACGCTGCGCGCCGCGCTGCGTTCGATCGACGCGGCGCTGCCGCTCTACAACGTTCAGACGATGGAGTCGATCGTCGAGCAGTCGACCGCGCAGCCGAGGCTCAACATCGCGCTGCTCGGCGTGTTCGCGAGCGCGGCGTTGCTGCTCGCGACGCTCGGCATTTACGGAGTCGTGTCGTACTCGGTGGCTCAGCGACGCCAAGAGATCGGCGTACGCATGACGCTGGGCGCACAGCGCTCCGACATCGTGCGACTCGTACTCGGCGAAGGCTCCGCGCTGGCGATCATCGGCGTCGGAATCGGCGTCGTTGCCGCCCTGTTCGCGACGCGACTCGTGCGGTCGATGCTGTTCGAGATCGGTGCCGCGGATCCGATGACGTTCATCGTCGTCGCGGTGGTGCTTCTGATCGTCGCGTTGGCGGCGAGTCTGGTGCCTGCGAGACGGGCAGCCGCTGTGGATCCGTTGCTCGCGATAAGGGCTGACTGA
- a CDS encoding HAD family hydrolase, with product MRQPRAILLDLGDTILRQHWFDLSVGIDAVVRDRTRSDELASAFRAYELPAYVRGDECLLAEWLRMQVPSLAEQTRDAIEDRIWTAVVRMEPLPGIAEVLKRMSEDRVPIGAVSNAAFSGRALRAELARHGLDAKFRFVLSSADLRVRKPSSGIFTAALERLGTSASDTWFVGDTFNEDIVGALAVGLQPVWLADDRERPHTAPNVLVVRDWSEFFTLYSSCRAEAR from the coding sequence GTGAGGCAGCCTCGCGCCATTCTGCTCGACCTCGGCGACACGATTCTCCGACAGCATTGGTTCGACCTGTCGGTCGGGATCGACGCCGTCGTCCGAGACCGCACACGGTCGGACGAGTTGGCGAGCGCGTTCCGCGCGTACGAGCTGCCGGCCTACGTTCGCGGCGACGAGTGCCTGTTGGCGGAATGGCTGCGCATGCAGGTTCCATCGCTTGCCGAGCAGACTCGCGACGCTATCGAGGATCGTATCTGGACCGCCGTCGTGCGTATGGAGCCATTGCCCGGCATCGCCGAGGTATTGAAGCGCATGTCCGAAGATCGCGTGCCGATCGGCGCGGTGAGCAACGCTGCGTTCTCGGGACGCGCGCTCAGGGCAGAGCTTGCGCGGCATGGACTCGACGCGAAATTCCGATTCGTGCTCTCGAGCGCCGATCTCCGCGTACGAAAACCGTCCTCCGGTATCTTCACGGCCGCACTCGAGCGGCTGGGCACTTCGGCGTCGGACACGTGGTTCGTCGGTGACACGTTTAACGAAGACATCGTCGGCGCCCTCGCCGTCGGCTTACAGCCGGTGTGGCTCGCGGACGATCGCGAGCGGCCGCACACCGCGCCGAACGTTCTCGTCGTGCGCGACTGGAGCGAGTTCTTCACGCTCTACTCGTCGTGCCGGGCTGAGGCGCGATGA
- a CDS encoding endonuclease/exonuclease/phosphatase family protein yields MKVLSWNIRQGGGSRLDAIVSAIAGHQPDLVVINELRARTTPELVAALHARGLCFHEHTAPLSAENGTLIAARAPLRRRRAGTPARVFAHGLLEVDVGDWATVGAVYGPLSRATLRTFWDRMVGHASRRARRRYLLIGDFNAGESFVDANAYKFMSSDYLVAIRGAGFVDLWRASNAETEHTWFSFGRGGVALNGFRIDHALASQSLASEATRCYYSHVERETRLSDHSALLVEFVTA; encoded by the coding sequence ATGAAGGTCCTGTCCTGGAACATTCGCCAGGGCGGCGGGAGCCGCCTCGACGCCATCGTCTCGGCGATCGCCGGCCATCAACCCGACCTGGTCGTGATCAACGAGTTGCGCGCTCGCACGACGCCGGAGTTGGTGGCGGCGCTTCACGCGCGCGGGTTGTGCTTTCACGAGCACACGGCGCCGCTCAGCGCTGAAAATGGAACGCTGATCGCGGCGCGCGCGCCGCTCCGCCGGCGCCGCGCGGGAACACCCGCGCGAGTCTTTGCCCATGGACTTCTCGAGGTAGACGTCGGCGATTGGGCAACGGTCGGCGCGGTGTACGGTCCGCTCAGCCGCGCGACGCTGCGCACCTTTTGGGATCGAATGGTTGGGCACGCCTCGAGACGCGCCCGCCGCCGCTACCTGCTCATCGGCGATTTCAACGCGGGCGAGTCGTTCGTCGACGCGAACGCGTACAAGTTCATGAGCTCCGACTATCTCGTTGCGATTCGCGGCGCGGGGTTCGTGGATCTGTGGCGCGCGAGCAACGCGGAGACCGAGCACACGTGGTTCAGCTTCGGCCGGGGTGGCGTGGCGCTCAACGGCTTTCGCATCGATCACGCGCTGGCGTCGCAATCGTTGGCGAGCGAGGCGACGCGATGTTATTACTCTCATGTCGAACGCGAGACGCGCCTGTCGGACCACTCGGCGTTACTCGTGGAGTTCGTGACCGCGTGA
- a CDS encoding XRE family transcriptional regulator, giving the protein MATKLRLAKPAEIDLRKEVLARQIGRILRDRQMTQTEASYLIREQPSQLSLITNGRLRGFSLDRLVKYLARLGCDVEVRVAPRKGRGSGAGKVSVHVR; this is encoded by the coding sequence ATGGCGACGAAGCTACGGTTGGCCAAGCCGGCCGAGATCGACCTGCGAAAGGAAGTGTTGGCGCGACAAATCGGACGTATTCTGCGCGATCGCCAGATGACGCAGACGGAGGCGTCGTATCTCATTCGCGAACAGCCCTCGCAGCTCTCGCTGATCACCAATGGGCGACTGCGCGGCTTCTCGCTCGACCGTCTGGTCAAGTATCTCGCGCGGCTCGGCTGCGACGTCGAGGTTCGCGTCGCGCCCCGAAAAGGACGTGGCTCCGGAGCCGGGAAAGTGAGCGTCCACGTCCGCTAG
- a CDS encoding sulfur transferase domain-containing protein, which produces MIRSLGRGMTRCGTATLLATVALPLQLAGQRLATSGRITRLPAPVAIDTTGRFLAAAVRVGDDFFIAGQPTELGLREMKAKGVTTVVNLRSPQEMQTQVKFDEPAVVKELGMKYVYLPMRGTPELPYSPDAVSKLAAAVAGADGKVLLHCTIAWRASHLWAAYLIKERGVDVETALTNARAINLMDDHRMGPGGRQPVEDFLDKALPTLGHPKPAP; this is translated from the coding sequence ATGATTCGCTCACTCGGTCGCGGCATGACCCGATGCGGGACCGCGACGCTGCTCGCCACGGTCGCGCTCCCCCTCCAACTCGCGGGACAACGCCTCGCGACAAGTGGCCGCATCACGCGGCTGCCCGCGCCGGTTGCGATCGATACGACCGGCCGTTTCCTGGCAGCCGCGGTGCGGGTCGGTGACGATTTTTTCATCGCCGGGCAGCCGACCGAGCTCGGTCTCAGAGAAATGAAGGCAAAGGGAGTGACGACCGTCGTCAATCTTCGCTCGCCCCAGGAGATGCAGACGCAAGTGAAGTTCGACGAGCCGGCGGTCGTGAAGGAGCTGGGGATGAAATACGTGTACCTGCCGATGCGCGGCACCCCCGAGCTCCCCTACTCGCCTGACGCCGTGAGCAAGCTCGCCGCGGCGGTCGCCGGCGCCGACGGCAAAGTGCTGTTGCACTGCACGATCGCCTGGCGTGCCAGCCACCTGTGGGCCGCGTATCTGATCAAGGAGCGCGGCGTCGACGTCGAGACCGCGCTGACCAACGCGCGCGCGATCAATCTCATGGACGACCATCGCATGGGGCCCGGCGGACGTCAGCCGGTCGAAGACTTTCTGGACAAAGCGCTCCCCACACTCGGACATCCGAAGCCGGCGCCATAG
- a CDS encoding metalloregulator ArsR/SmtB family transcription factor — protein MVEQLARLDLVFRALSDRTRRAMLERLAKSEQTVGELAAPYRMSLAAASKHIQTLEKAGLVKRTVRGRIHYCRIDPRPLERADDWLRGYERLWDTRIDRLTELLRHPDNEDPSDAK, from the coding sequence ATGGTTGAACAACTAGCCCGACTCGACCTCGTGTTCCGCGCTCTCTCCGACCGGACCAGGCGCGCCATGCTCGAGCGTCTCGCGAAAAGCGAGCAGACGGTTGGCGAGCTCGCCGCCCCCTACCGGATGTCCCTCGCCGCCGCCTCGAAGCACATCCAGACCCTCGAGAAGGCCGGCCTCGTGAAACGCACCGTGCGCGGACGCATCCACTACTGCCGCATCGATCCGCGGCCGCTCGAGCGCGCCGACGATTGGCTCCGCGGCTACGAACGCCTCTGGGACACGCGGATCGACCGACTCACCGAGCTTCTGCGTCACCCCGACAACGAAGACCCTTCAGACGCCAAATGA
- a CDS encoding SRPBCC family protein, translated as MPTTTTAASASTDRIEKLVTLDAPRSRVWRALTDYTQFNQWFGVSLTSPFIPGAAASGKINIRNYDHVTMTIWIESIEPERFFSFRWHPYAIEEGVDYSAEPTTLVTFTLEDAGAGTKLTIVESGFDAIPESRRAKAFSMNERGWAGQAENIRKFLAA; from the coding sequence ATGCCGACCACCACGACCGCAGCCTCCGCCTCCACCGACCGCATCGAAAAGCTCGTCACCCTCGACGCGCCGCGCTCCCGCGTGTGGCGAGCGCTCACCGACTACACGCAGTTCAATCAATGGTTCGGCGTGTCGCTGACGTCACCCTTCATTCCAGGCGCGGCCGCCAGCGGCAAGATCAACATCCGCAACTACGACCACGTCACGATGACCATCTGGATCGAATCGATCGAGCCGGAGCGATTCTTCTCGTTTCGATGGCATCCGTACGCGATCGAGGAGGGCGTCGATTACAGCGCCGAGCCGACCACGCTCGTGACGTTCACGCTCGAAGACGCCGGAGCCGGCACCAAGCTCACGATCGTCGAATCCGGCTTCGACGCGATTCCCGAATCGCGGCGCGCGAAGGCGTTCAGCATGAACGAGCGGGGCTGGGCAGGCCAAGCGGAGAACATCCGCAAGTTTCTCGCTGCCTGA
- a CDS encoding DUF6328 family protein, producing the protein MESGTRLSLSEASSQLLNECRMVLPGVQTLLGFQLIVVFQPPFMDLSRGIQRLHLFAILCVVVAIALVMTPAALHRLREPMSVSRRFVRLSSSLLMWSMPPLAIGLACDVYIVATMITKAFVPSVIVAAVALAFFAGFWFVLPWRARLE; encoded by the coding sequence ATGGAAAGCGGCACTCGCTTGTCGCTGAGCGAGGCGTCGTCTCAGCTGCTCAATGAGTGCCGCATGGTGTTGCCCGGCGTCCAGACGCTGCTCGGCTTTCAGCTCATCGTGGTGTTTCAGCCGCCGTTCATGGATCTATCGCGGGGCATTCAACGGTTGCACCTATTCGCCATTCTCTGCGTGGTCGTGGCGATCGCGCTCGTGATGACGCCCGCGGCGTTGCATCGATTGCGTGAGCCGATGAGCGTTTCTCGGCGATTCGTCCGGCTGTCTTCATCGCTCTTGATGTGGAGCATGCCGCCGCTCGCGATCGGCCTCGCGTGCGACGTGTACATCGTGGCGACCATGATCACAAAAGCGTTCGTGCCGAGCGTGATCGTCGCCGCCGTCGCTCTCGCGTTCTTCGCCGGGTTCTGGTTCGTTTTGCCGTGGCGCGCGCGCCTCGAGTGA
- a CDS encoding inorganic diphosphatase: MTNLGKLKGVGANGNVTAIVETTKGSRTKLDYDSKHQCFVVSKVLPEGMSFPFDYGFIPSTKGDDGDPLDVILLLDESVPSGTVVPARLIGVIEAIQKDDEGEEEENDRLLAVGASSMLYEKVRKLSDLPTAVIEQIEEFFVSYNRLEGKSFVAKDHRGQKRALHCVRRGKRRFTASAR, translated from the coding sequence TTGACAAACCTCGGAAAACTCAAAGGCGTCGGCGCAAACGGAAACGTCACCGCGATAGTGGAGACGACCAAAGGCAGCCGGACGAAGCTCGACTACGACTCGAAGCATCAATGTTTCGTCGTCAGCAAGGTGCTGCCGGAGGGGATGAGCTTTCCGTTCGACTACGGCTTCATCCCGTCGACGAAGGGCGACGACGGCGACCCGCTCGACGTGATTCTCCTGCTCGACGAATCCGTGCCGAGTGGCACCGTCGTGCCCGCCCGCCTGATCGGAGTGATCGAGGCGATACAAAAGGACGACGAGGGTGAGGAGGAAGAGAACGATCGCCTGCTGGCCGTGGGCGCGTCGTCGATGTTGTACGAGAAGGTTCGCAAGCTGTCCGATTTGCCAACCGCCGTCATCGAGCAAATCGAAGAGTTTTTCGTGAGCTACAACCGTCTCGAAGGCAAGAGCTTCGTCGCCAAGGACCATCGCGGGCAGAAGCGAGCGCTTCACTGCGTGCGGCGCGGCAAGCGTCGGTTCACCGCGTCAGCGAGATAG
- a CDS encoding DUF6496 domain-containing protein, translated as MAARKHHSSSRRSGGRKYSKGASKRVASAMRRKKHGTLRRGKHGHGGKVKSRKQAIAIGLSEARKKGAKVPRRKSH; from the coding sequence ATGGCTGCGAGAAAACACCATAGCTCCAGCCGCCGCAGTGGCGGCCGGAAATACTCGAAGGGCGCCAGCAAGCGCGTCGCGAGCGCGATGCGCCGCAAGAAGCACGGAACGCTTCGCCGAGGTAAACACGGTCACGGCGGAAAGGTGAAGAGCCGAAAGCAGGCGATCGCCATCGGACTCTCAGAGGCGCGCAAGAAGGGGGCGAAGGTCCCGCGCCGAAAGAGCCACTAG
- a CDS encoding SDR family oxidoreductase: MTTKQLRRRRASNGRASRRADKPKPPFPKQSQRKPGLESAMSPKPRFFAPSYRGAGRLAGKVALITGGDSGIGRAVAVLYAREGADVAIVYLKTEQSDALETQTVIEAEGARCLLLPGDVRSSAFCDRAVQRTMDELGRLDVLVNNAAFQQHVKSIEDLTDEQIETTFRTNIFGYFYMARAAVRQMKPGSAIVNTGSITGLEGSEHLLDYSATKGAIHAFTKSLAQSLVEKKIRVNCVAPGPVWTPLNVADKPAEAAAKHGQETPMKRPGQPEEIAPSYVFFASNTDSSYITGEVLTLLGGETTAG, from the coding sequence ATGACGACAAAACAACTCCGGCGGCGCCGCGCTTCGAACGGGCGCGCTTCGCGTCGCGCCGACAAGCCCAAGCCGCCGTTTCCAAAGCAGAGTCAACGAAAGCCGGGCTTGGAATCAGCGATGTCACCGAAGCCACGGTTCTTCGCGCCGAGTTATCGTGGCGCCGGGCGGTTGGCCGGGAAAGTCGCGCTCATCACCGGCGGCGACTCCGGAATCGGACGGGCCGTCGCGGTGTTGTATGCGCGAGAGGGCGCCGACGTCGCGATCGTTTATCTGAAGACCGAGCAGAGCGACGCGCTCGAGACGCAAACGGTCATCGAGGCCGAGGGCGCACGCTGCCTTCTGCTACCTGGAGACGTCCGCAGCTCGGCGTTTTGCGACCGCGCGGTGCAACGCACCATGGACGAGCTCGGCCGGCTCGACGTGCTTGTGAACAACGCGGCCTTTCAACAACACGTGAAGTCGATCGAAGACCTTACCGACGAACAGATCGAGACGACCTTCCGCACCAACATCTTCGGCTACTTCTACATGGCGCGCGCGGCCGTGCGTCAAATGAAGCCGGGCAGCGCCATCGTCAACACCGGCTCCATCACCGGTCTCGAAGGCAGCGAGCACCTGCTCGATTACTCGGCGACGAAGGGCGCGATCCACGCCTTCACGAAGTCGCTGGCGCAGAGCCTCGTCGAGAAGAAGATTCGCGTGAACTGTGTGGCGCCGGGACCGGTGTGGACGCCACTCAACGTCGCCGACAAGCCCGCCGAAGCCGCGGCGAAGCACGGCCAAGAAACGCCGATGAAGCGGCCGGGCCAGCCCGAGGAGATCGCCCCGAGTTACGTATTCTTCGCCTCGAACACCGACTCGAGCTACATCACGGGCGAAGTACTCACGTTGCTGGGCGGGGAAACGACCGCGGGCTGA
- a CDS encoding ferritin-like domain-containing protein, translated as MSLDTLQDLYFEQIRDLYSAEQQIVDALPKMVEAAANQELSDGFAKHLEQTREHVRRLEEIGERMEEKIGGKKCKGMAGLLKEGEEAVGEEGEPTITDAGLIAAAQRVEHYEIAAYGCARTFAEALGLDDDVELLQQTLDEEAETDEKLTAIGLSLLAPISEGEGEGEREVSIEPEVRRSSGGAQRRAKRGGDDVRA; from the coding sequence ATGAGCTTGGATACACTGCAGGACCTCTACTTCGAACAGATTCGTGATCTCTACAGCGCCGAGCAGCAGATCGTCGACGCATTGCCGAAAATGGTCGAAGCGGCGGCGAATCAGGAGTTGAGCGACGGATTCGCGAAACACCTCGAGCAGACCCGGGAGCACGTGCGGCGGCTCGAGGAAATCGGTGAGCGGATGGAGGAGAAGATCGGCGGGAAGAAGTGCAAGGGTATGGCGGGACTCCTCAAGGAAGGCGAAGAGGCGGTCGGCGAGGAAGGTGAGCCGACGATCACGGATGCCGGCCTGATCGCCGCGGCCCAGCGCGTGGAGCACTACGAGATCGCCGCCTACGGCTGCGCGCGAACGTTCGCCGAGGCGCTCGGCCTGGATGACGACGTCGAGTTGCTCCAGCAGACGCTCGATGAGGAGGCGGAGACCGACGAGAAGCTGACGGCGATCGGTCTATCGCTGCTCGCGCCAATTTCGGAGGGGGAGGGCGAGGGGGAGCGAGAAGTCTCGATCGAACCCGAGGTCCGTCGCTCTTCGGGAGGCGCGCAACGGCGGGCGAAGCGCGGCGGGGACGACGTTCGAGCCTAG
- a CDS encoding lmo0937 family membrane protein has protein sequence MLWTLAVVLFVLWLLGFVAFHVGGGLIHLLLVVAIIVVVIRLLTGRRPV, from the coding sequence ATGCTGTGGACTCTCGCGGTCGTCCTGTTCGTTCTTTGGTTGTTGGGTTTCGTCGCGTTTCACGTCGGGGGCGGCCTCATCCACCTCCTGCTCGTCGTCGCGATCATTGTCGTCGTAATTCGTTTGCTCACGGGAAGACGCCCCGTCTAA
- a CDS encoding YihY/virulence factor BrkB family protein: MSGKANSASPAGHRGIVGILIGAGKDFSKDKCTLRAAALSYATIFALPPLLIVLIKLAGALWSPEQIQHSIEGEFAALIGGDGAQAVHDMVTNASRTGHGWIATTYGIIGLALGATGEFLALQGALNAVWGVAPDPKQGGVRRFLLKRLVSIAMTMGVAFLLVVSLAITALLAALVHALGDVGWIIQVLNSLVALAALSVLFAAMFKFLPDAEIRWRSVWVGGIATAVLFEAGKFAIGLYLGQTNPGNAFGAARTFAVILVWIYYAGILLLFGAEFTEHFAAARGHPVHPKSGAMWVADSRDR, from the coding sequence ATGAGCGGTAAGGCGAATTCTGCTTCACCGGCCGGCCACCGGGGCATTGTCGGGATCCTGATCGGTGCCGGGAAAGACTTCTCGAAGGACAAGTGCACATTGCGCGCGGCAGCGCTCAGCTACGCCACGATCTTCGCGCTGCCGCCGCTGCTCATCGTGCTCATCAAACTCGCCGGCGCTCTCTGGTCGCCGGAGCAGATCCAGCACTCGATCGAAGGTGAATTCGCCGCCTTGATTGGCGGTGATGGCGCGCAGGCCGTTCACGACATGGTGACGAACGCGTCGCGGACGGGACATGGATGGATCGCCACGACATATGGCATCATCGGGCTCGCGCTTGGCGCGACCGGCGAGTTTCTCGCCCTTCAGGGCGCCCTCAATGCCGTGTGGGGCGTCGCGCCGGATCCCAAGCAGGGAGGCGTGCGTCGGTTCCTTCTCAAGCGGCTCGTCTCCATCGCGATGACGATGGGCGTCGCCTTTCTCCTCGTGGTGTCGCTCGCGATTACGGCTCTCCTCGCCGCGTTGGTCCACGCCTTGGGCGACGTGGGCTGGATCATCCAGGTGCTGAATTCGCTCGTCGCTCTCGCGGCGTTGTCAGTACTCTTCGCGGCGATGTTCAAGTTTCTGCCCGACGCCGAGATCAGATGGCGATCGGTGTGGGTCGGCGGCATCGCGACGGCGGTGTTGTTCGAGGCCGGCAAGTTCGCGATCGGCCTCTACCTCGGACAGACCAATCCGGGCAACGCGTTCGGCGCCGCCCGCACGTTCGCCGTCATCCTCGTGTGGATCTACTACGCCGGCATCCTGTTGCTGTTCGGTGCCGAATTCACCGAACACTTCGCCGCCGCGCGCGGACACCCGGTGCATCCGAAGAGCGGAGCAATGTGGGTCGCGGACTCGCGAGACCGGTAA